The Primulina eburnea isolate SZY01 chromosome 6, ASM2296580v1, whole genome shotgun sequence genome contains a region encoding:
- the LOC140834634 gene encoding 14 kDa proline-rich protein DC2.15-like: MASKKSTSIALFFVLNLLFFTFSTACDTCPTHKPKPKPKPQPCPPGAPVPATCPRDTLKLAACADLLGGLISVTIGTPPKAPCCTLLEGLADLEAAVCLCTALKANILGINLNVPVSLSLLLNVCSKKVPPGFQCA; the protein is encoded by the coding sequence ATGGCTTCCAAGAAAAGCACATCCATTGCCCTATTTTTTGTCCTAAACCTTCTATTCTTCACTTTCTCTACGGCATGCGACACTTGCCCTACCCATAAGCCGAAACCGAAACCGAAGCCCCAACCATGTCCGCCGGGTGCCCCTGTCCCAGCCACCTGCCCTAGAGATACCCTAAAACTAGCTGCATGTGCTGATTTGCTGGGTGGATTGATCAGTGTGACCATCGGCACTCCCCCGAAAGCTCCGTGTTGCACCTTACTCGAGGGCTTAGCCGATCTCGAGGCGGCCGTGTGCCTTTGCACGGCTCTTAAAGCCAATATTTTGGGAATCAACCTTAATGTCCCAGTTTCCCTTAGCTTGCTTCTTAATGTCTGCTCCAAGAAAGTTCCACCAGGCTTCCAATGTGCTTAA